The region CCAGCGCTACTCCAAGTGGATGTACTCCTGGGAGACGCGGCTCACCATGCGCGACACCAACCGCGTGGTGCGTCCTTTCGAGTGGGGACTCGACTGGATGAAGGCCTGGCCGATGGTGAACGGCGGCTTCTCCCATCAGGGGGCGGACCCTGCGCGGTTCGTCCACGATCTGAACCGCGAGATCGTCCGCCGCAGCGAGACCTTCTTCGCCTACGAGACGCCCCGGGATTTCCGCATCGAGATGCATGTTCCGCCCCCCGCCCGAGACCGGGAAGGGAATCACGTCCAGCGCGAGACCCGGCCGGCGCCCTTCCTGCGCTTCACCTCGCCGGTGCAGACTCGGTATCCCGAGAACAACGTCGCCAACGCGCGCTGGTTCCCGGCCCGTGGCCGCCGCGCCATGCTCATCCTGCCGCAGTGGAACGCCGATGGCGACAGCCACAACGCCCTCGGCCGCCTGTTCAACTGGATGGGCGTGGCCGCCCTCCGCCTGAGCATGCCTTACCACGACGTGCGCAAGCCCGCCGAGATCGAGCGCGCAGACTACGCCGTCTCCGCCAACATCGGGCGCACCATCGACGCCGCCCGCCAGGGCATCCTCGAAGTCCGCGCCTGCCTCGACTGGCTTCAGCAGCAGGGATACACCCAGCTCGGCATCCTCGGCACCAGTCTCGGTTCCTGCTATGCCTTCATCGCCAGCGCCCACGACGAGCGCCTCAAGGTGAACTGCTTCAACCACGCCTCCACGTACTTCGGCGACGTGGTGTGGACCGGCCAGTCCACCCGCCACATCCGCGCCGGCATCGAGAAGGAGGTCGACCTCGACCGGCTGCGCGACGCCTGGCGCGCCATCAGCCCCATGTCATATTTCGACAAGTTCGCCGCCCGGCCCGAGAAGAAGTCCCTGGTGGTCTGGGCGACCCACGACCTGACCTTCCTGCCGGAATTCTCCCGCCAGATCATCGCCGAGTTCCAGCGCCGCCACCTCGATTTCCGCCAGGCCGTGCTCCCCTGCGGCCACTACGTCACCGGCGAGACCCCATTCAAGTACATGGACGCTTTCCACATCTGCCGGTTCGTCGGCAGCGCCTTTTAGGTGGAAGCCCCGGCCTTCAGGCCGGGGGTTACAAGGCTAAGGAGACGGATAGCGGCTTTAGCCGCGGTGCGAATCGAGGGATCCTTCGCTTCGCTCAGGATGACGGCGGCGGGCTCCTGCTTCGCCTCGCATGCGTTCGGCTCCGCTCACGCCCGCCAGGCGCCGTCACTTATTCTTCCAGACCGGTTTCCGCTTCTCCACCACCGCCCGCAGCCCTTCCTGCACGTCGTCGAGCTCCATGAGCTCGTTGAGGTAGATGTCGTGCGACTTGCGCATGGCATCCTGCAGGGGCACGCCGATCGAGCTGCCGATCACCTTCTTGGTCATCTCCAGCACCGGCGCCGAGAACTCCCCGATGCGGGCGATGACCTCCTTCACCGCCTTGTCCAGCTCCGCCTCCGGCACCAGCTTGTTGACGAAGCCCAGTTGCTGGGCCTCCTCCGCGCTCATGGCCTCGCCCGTCAGGATGAGTTCGTAGGTCTTCTTGGGTCCGATGAGCTGGGGCAGC is a window of Terriglobales bacterium DNA encoding:
- a CDS encoding alpha/beta hydrolase family protein, which produces QRYSKWMYSWETRLTMRDTNRVVRPFEWGLDWMKAWPMVNGGFSHQGADPARFVHDLNREIVRRSETFFAYETPRDFRIEMHVPPPARDREGNHVQRETRPAPFLRFTSPVQTRYPENNVANARWFPARGRRAMLILPQWNADGDSHNALGRLFNWMGVAALRLSMPYHDVRKPAEIERADYAVSANIGRTIDAARQGILEVRACLDWLQQQGYTQLGILGTSLGSCYAFIASAHDERLKVNCFNHASTYFGDVVWTGQSTRHIRAGIEKEVDLDRLRDAWRAISPMSYFDKFAARPEKKSLVVWATHDLTFLPEFSRQIIAEFQRRHLDFRQAVLPCGHYVTGETPFKYMDAFHICRFVGSAF